A window from Bubalus kerabau isolate K-KA32 ecotype Philippines breed swamp buffalo chromosome 5, PCC_UOA_SB_1v2, whole genome shotgun sequence encodes these proteins:
- the LOC129653944 gene encoding left-right determination factor 2-like isoform X2 — protein MRPLWLCWALWALPLACPGAALTEERILDSLLQQLHLSEVPIVDKATVEGLVIPAHVRAQYVALLQRGHGVRSRGKRFSQNFREVVGRFLESEAAALRRHERLFPRSDRARVTVQWLHVRDDGSNRTALIDSRLVTIHESGWKALDVTEAVNFWQRLRSPRQPLLLQVLVQREHLGPLASSAHRLVRFAPQGPSSGRQGEPQLELHTLDLRDYGAQGNCDPKAPVTEGTRCCRQEMYIDLQGMKWAENWVLEPPGFLAYECVGTCQQPPESLTFKWPFLGPRQCIASETTSLPMIVSIQEGGRLQPQVVSLPNMRVQMCSCAWDGVLVPRKLEP, from the exons ATGCGGCCGCTGTGGCTCTGCTGGGCCCTCTGGGCGCTGCCCCTGGCCTGCCCCGGGGCGGCCCTGACCGAGGAGCGGATCCTGGATAGCCTGCTGCAGCAGCTGCACCTCAGCGAGGTCCCCATCGTGGACAAGGCCACCGTGGAGGGGCTGGTCATCCCCGCCCACGTGAGGGCCCAGTATGTGGCCCTGCTGCAGCGCGGCCACGGGGTACGCTCCCGGGGGAAGAGGTTCAGCCAGAACTTCCGAG AGGTGGTCGGCAGGTTCCTGGAGTCCGAGGC GGCCGCGCTCCGCAGACACGAGCGCCTCTTCCCGCGCAGCGACCGCGCCCGGGTCACCGTCCAGTGGCTGCACGTCCGCGACGACGGCTCCAACCGCACCGCCCTCATCGACTCCAG GCTGGTGACCATCCACGAGAGCGGCTGGAAGGCCCTGGATGTGACCGAGGCAGTGAACTTCTGGCAGCGGCTGCGCAGCCCCCGGCAGCCGCTGCTCCTGCAGGTGTTGGTGCAGCGGGAGCACCTGGGCCCGCTGGCGTCCAGCGCCCACAGGCTGGTCCGCTTCGCCCCCCAGGGGCCGTCGAGCGGCCGGCAGGGGGAGCCCCAGCTGGAGCTGCACACCCTGGACCTCAGGGACTATGG AGCTCAGGGAAACTGTGATCCTAAGGCACCAGTGACCGAGGGCACCCGCTGCTGCCGCCAGGAGATGTACATTGACCTGCAGGGGATGAAGTGGGCTGAGAACTGGGTCCTGGAGCCCCCAGGCTTCCTGGCCTATGAGTGTGTGGGCACCTGCCAGCAGCCCCCAGAGTCCCTGACTTTCAAGTGGCCTTTTCTGGGGCCTCGACAGTGCATCGCCTCGGAGACGACCTCGCTGCCCATGATTGTCAGCATCCAGGAGGGAGGCCGACTCCAGCCCCAGGTGGTCAGCCTGCCCAACATGAGGGTGCAGATGTGCAGCTGTGCCTGGGATGGGGTGCTTGTGCCAAGGAAGTTGGAGCCATAG
- the LOC129653944 gene encoding left-right determination factor 2-like isoform X1, whose translation MRPLWLCWALWALPLACPGAALTEERILDSLLQQLHLSEVPIVDKATVEGLVIPAHVRAQYVALLQRGHGVRSRGKRFSQNFREVVGRFLESEASSHLLVFDMEQRLPPRSELVQAVLRLFQEPVPRAALRRHERLFPRSDRARVTVQWLHVRDDGSNRTALIDSRLVTIHESGWKALDVTEAVNFWQRLRSPRQPLLLQVLVQREHLGPLASSAHRLVRFAPQGPSSGRQGEPQLELHTLDLRDYGAQGNCDPKAPVTEGTRCCRQEMYIDLQGMKWAENWVLEPPGFLAYECVGTCQQPPESLTFKWPFLGPRQCIASETTSLPMIVSIQEGGRLQPQVVSLPNMRVQMCSCAWDGVLVPRKLEP comes from the exons ATGCGGCCGCTGTGGCTCTGCTGGGCCCTCTGGGCGCTGCCCCTGGCCTGCCCCGGGGCGGCCCTGACCGAGGAGCGGATCCTGGATAGCCTGCTGCAGCAGCTGCACCTCAGCGAGGTCCCCATCGTGGACAAGGCCACCGTGGAGGGGCTGGTCATCCCCGCCCACGTGAGGGCCCAGTATGTGGCCCTGCTGCAGCGCGGCCACGGGGTACGCTCCCGGGGGAAGAGGTTCAGCCAGAACTTCCGAG AGGTGGTCGGCAGGTTCCTGGAGTCCGAGGCGTCCTCGCATTTGCTGGTGTTCGACATGGAGCAGCGGCTGCCGCCCCGCAGCGAGCTGGTGCAGGCCGTGCTGCGCCTCTTCCAGGAGCCGGTCCCCAGGGCCGCGCTCCGCAGACACGAGCGCCTCTTCCCGCGCAGCGACCGCGCCCGGGTCACCGTCCAGTGGCTGCACGTCCGCGACGACGGCTCCAACCGCACCGCCCTCATCGACTCCAG GCTGGTGACCATCCACGAGAGCGGCTGGAAGGCCCTGGATGTGACCGAGGCAGTGAACTTCTGGCAGCGGCTGCGCAGCCCCCGGCAGCCGCTGCTCCTGCAGGTGTTGGTGCAGCGGGAGCACCTGGGCCCGCTGGCGTCCAGCGCCCACAGGCTGGTCCGCTTCGCCCCCCAGGGGCCGTCGAGCGGCCGGCAGGGGGAGCCCCAGCTGGAGCTGCACACCCTGGACCTCAGGGACTATGG AGCTCAGGGAAACTGTGATCCTAAGGCACCAGTGACCGAGGGCACCCGCTGCTGCCGCCAGGAGATGTACATTGACCTGCAGGGGATGAAGTGGGCTGAGAACTGGGTCCTGGAGCCCCCAGGCTTCCTGGCCTATGAGTGTGTGGGCACCTGCCAGCAGCCCCCAGAGTCCCTGACTTTCAAGTGGCCTTTTCTGGGGCCTCGACAGTGCATCGCCTCGGAGACGACCTCGCTGCCCATGATTGTCAGCATCCAGGAGGGAGGCCGACTCCAGCCCCAGGTGGTCAGCCTGCCCAACATGAGGGTGCAGATGTGCAGCTGTGCCTGGGATGGGGTGCTTGTGCCAAGGAAGTTGGAGCCATAG